One part of the Pelodiscus sinensis isolate JC-2024 chromosome 16, ASM4963464v1, whole genome shotgun sequence genome encodes these proteins:
- the LOC102454060 gene encoding hemoglobin subunit alpha-A-like, producing MVLTACDKTNVKAVWTKVSGHLEDYGAETLERMFATYPSTKTYFAHFDLHHGSSQVRTQGKKVLSALGDAVAHVDDLPSALSRLSDLHAKNLRVDPVNFKLLSHCFLVVVALHHPSLFTPEVHVSLDKFMCAVSAVLTSKYR from the exons ATGGTGCTGACCGCGTGCGACAAGACCAATGTGAAGGCCGTTTGGACCAAGGTGAGCGGCCACCTGGAGGATTATGGCGCCGAGACCCTGGAGAG GATGTTCGCCACATACCCCTCCACCAAGACCTACTTCGCCCACTTCGACCTGCACCACGGCTCCTCCCAGGTCCGGACCCAAGGCAAGAAGGTGCTGAGCGCCCTTGGGGACGCGGTCGCCCACGTCGATGACTTGCCCTCGGCTCTGAGCCGCCTGAGCGACCTGCACGCCAAGAACCTGCGTGTGGATCCAGTCAACTTCAAA CTGCTGAGCCACTGCTTCCTGGTGGTGGTGGCGCTCCACCACCCCAGCCTGTTCACCCCCGAGGTGCACGTCTCCCTGGACAAGTTCATGTGTGCCGTGTCCGCCGTGCTGACCTCCAAGTACCGTTAG
- the LOC102460110 gene encoding hemoglobin subunit alpha-D-like, with protein MLTADEKQLVLHAWDKVQGHQEDFGAEALERMFTTYPSTKTYFPHFDLHHDSEQVRHHGKKVVTALGNAVHHMDTLSKTLSDLSDLHAYNLRVDPVNFKLLSHCFQVVLAVHLRDEYTPQLHVAFDKFMEAVCNVLTEKYR; from the exons ATGCTGACCGCCGACGAGAAGCAGCTGGTCTTGCACGCCTGGGATAAGGTGCAGGGCCACCAGGAGGACTTCGGAGCCGAGGCCCTGGAGAG GATGTTCACCACCTACCCCAGCACCAAGACCTACTTCCCGCACTTCGACCTGCACCACGACTCGGAGCAGGTCCGCCACCACGGCAAGAAGGTGGTGACCGCCCTGGGCAACGCGGTGCATCACATGGACACCCTCAGCAAGACGCTCTCTGACCTCAGCGACCTGCATGCCTACAACCTGCGCGTGGACCCGGTCAACTTCAAG CTGCTGTCCCACTGCTTCCAGGTGGTGCTGGCCGTGCACTTGCGTGACGAGTACACCCCGCagctgcatgtggcctttgaCAAGTTCATGGAAGCTGTCTGCAACGTGCTCACTGAGAAGTACCGGTGA